Proteins from a genomic interval of Polyodon spathula isolate WHYD16114869_AA chromosome 1, ASM1765450v1, whole genome shotgun sequence:
- the LOC121329760 gene encoding uncharacterized protein LOC121329760, with translation MEAITSHSSCEEVREALLKSGFSETTADLFYDNEVDGMSILNIKDQDLFLMLPNKIGLVRKLIVMIDEHKAQLAALPSPSVVKLESPASSLSENELEQEQEQMQAHTQEHEHNDTAVPNYSDRIKTLLENGRIIEDFDKFIEETAYYVLSHGDITSRRRYAEFGRHMYEQFPCLGFSGQQPWSFFCKKLSQKIRNLRWKRKKGLNSYPDFISKKTSTELHSTVRDIHMTLKQCTKLIADELRKPHMQQNRTLLKHLQKISYKDRRLDIARSEEGAVQDILKKYPLLNDMEYIQLEFKMLVKLGDTEASWTTLLVNLEKAMSVERNNEVGWLRNYLTLHWKASIYLSTSV, from the exons ATGGAGGCTATTACCAGTCACAGCAGCTGCGAAGAAGTCAGAGAAGCGCTGTTGAAGTCCGGCTTTTCTGAAACAACTGCAGACTTGTTTTATG ATAATGAAGTTGATGGGATGTCGATTTTAAACATCAAAGACCAGGATTTGTTTCTTATGCTGCCCAACAAGATCGGCTTGGTTAGGAAACTGATTGTAATGATAGATGAGCACAAGGCACAGTTAGCAGCCCTGCCATCGCCTTCAGTG GTTAAATTAGAGTCGCCAGCGTCATCATTGTCAGAAAATGAACTGGAACAAGAGCAAGAGCAAATGCAGGCCCACACTCAAGAACACGAACACAACGACACAGCCGTTCCAAACTATTCAGATCGCATTAAGACTTTACTGGAAAATGGAAGAATAATTGAAGATTTTGACAAATTTATTGAAGAAACTGCGTACTATGTGTTATCTCATGGAGATATAACAAGTCGAAGACGTTATGCTGAATTTGGCAGACACATGTATGAACAATTTCCATGCCTAGGCTTCAGTGGTCAGCAACCCTGG TCCTTTTTTTGCAAAAAGCTATCACAAAAAATACGGAATCTAAGatggaaaagaaagaaaggttTAAACAGTTATCCAGACTTTATCAGcaagaaaacatccacagaactGCACTCAACAGTAAGAg ATATCCACATGACTTTGAAACAATGCACAAAGCTTATTGCTGATGAACTGAGGAAGCCACATATGCAGCAGAACAGGACCCTGCTCAAACACCTTCAGAAGATCTCGTACAAAGACAGACGGCTGGACATCGCTCGGTCTGAAGAGGGAGCTGTCCAGGACATTCTTAAGAAGTATCCCTTATTGAATGACATGGAGTAT ATCCAATTAGAATTTAAAATGCTTGTGAAACTTGGTGACACAGAGGCATCATGGACTACTCTTCTTGTAAACCTGGAGAAGGCCATGTCAGTGGAGAGAAACAATGAGGTGGGATGGTTGAGAAATTACTTAACATTACATTGGAAGGCTTCAATTTATTTATCAACATCAGTTTAA